Proteins found in one bacterium genomic segment:
- a CDS encoding DUF2283 domain-containing protein, producing MGKEVKIWYDTEGDYLEVLFERKAGYFKETENDAVMEKVDEEGKVIGFSILKVSALREKPLSVSLVKSQIA from the coding sequence ATGGGAAAAGAAGTAAAAATTTGGTATGACACGGAAGGGGACTACCTTGAAGTCCTTTTTGAGAGAAAAGCAGGGTACTTCAAGGAGACAGAAAACGATGCAGTAATGGAAAAAGTGGATGAGGAAGGAAAAGTTATTGGTTTTTCCATCCTAAAAGTGAGTGCATTGAGAGAAAAACCTCTTTCGGTCAGTCTTGTTAAAAGCCAAATCGCCTAA
- a CDS encoding SEC-C metal-binding domain-containing protein has protein sequence MHNLDSLRESIHLRAYGQRDPLVEYKIEAFRMFEELVYHMKEEIVEHLFKVSLAPVRERPRQIITRASLPTELHKKIGKNQPCSCGSGKKYKHCHGR, from the coding sequence TTGCATAATTTAGACAGCTTAAGGGAAAGTATTCATTTAAGAGCATATGGTCAAAGAGACCCTTTGGTGGAATACAAGATTGAGGCATTCAGGATGTTTGAAGAGCTTGTTTATCATATGAAAGAAGAAATTGTCGAGCATTTATTTAAGGTTTCTCTTGCTCCGGTAAGGGAAAGACCAAGGCAGATAATTACCAGAGCAAGCCTTCCCACTGAACTCCACAAGAAAATTGGCAAAAACCAACCCTGTTCCTGTGGAAGCGGGAAGAAGTATAAGCATTGCCATGGGAGGTGA
- a CDS encoding BrnT family toxin: MEFEWDPKKAVANEEKHGVSFQEATTVFGDPLAVTFLDPDHSENEHRYITFGLSRHKRFLVVSHTDRGDKTRIISARLMTRKERKIYEED; this comes from the coding sequence ATGGAATTTGAATGGGACCCGAAAAAGGCTGTTGCGAATGAAGAAAAGCATGGGGTTAGTTTTCAAGAAGCTACAACAGTTTTTGGAGACCCCTTGGCTGTAACCTTTTTAGATCCTGATCATTCAGAGAATGAACATCGATACATTACTTTCGGACTTTCAAGGCATAAACGATTTCTTGTTGTCTCACATACAGACCGGGGAGATAAAACAAGGATTATCAGTGCGCGTCTTATGACCCGCAAGGAAAGAAAAATCTATGAAGAAGACTAA